GAATTTAGAGTTCTGAATTTAAGACTAAAAAATAAGTCATTTCTGATTATTTAATCTATAATGTTGTTTAAATTGAAATGATTAAGTTCAATTTGTCATATTGTAAGTATAAATGACTGATTACTGGTAAAAATTTGCTAATTTCAAGAATTGGGGGTATGAATCTGTTTGAATTGCCCAAATTTTTCTACTTTGAAGATAAATACCCTTAAGTATCTTCAATTATTGAATTGGGTTCAAGATGGAAGAAACAACCTGTTAGTAATTAGTAAACTTGAACTCTTTCTAGTCAAATGTTTTTTCCAAACAAGCCTTAGTTTCAAATTAATTGAGGTATTTTCCAGATTACATTAGATATGTTGatctttgattttaaaaatattaaaaattgtttCATAATTTCAGGTTTCTATTTCCTGCATTAGGTGGGTTACTATTTGGATATGACATTGGTGCTACCTCTGGAGCTTCCATAGCATTACAGGTATGCTTTTGGTTTTTGAATACTGGTTTTTACATAGAGTTTGTTGTCTTCTACAATTCTAAGGGCGGAGCAAATATTTACAAATTCTTCTTTGAGGTCCagtgcaatttcaaaaattatgatattttcaaaccaactttgtatttttaaacaCTTAATGTATaccacataatttaatataaaggCCCTTAAACTTTTTGGGACCCTATGCGGTCGAACATGTAGAACAGAACCTCCCTTGTCTACTTAATATATAGAATTAATTCTATTGTTAATGCAGTCTGCTGAGCTTAGTGGTACAACATGGTTCAATCTTTCAGCAGTTCAACAGGGTTTGGTGGTAAGCTTGTGTATTGATTGATGATCATGCCTTTGTTTCACATACGGTTGGAATGAGTGCATTTTTAAACTATACAGTTTTGCTGTAATGTAATGTAGGTCAGTGGCTCGCTTTATGGAGCTTTTTTTGGTTCTATCTTTGTCTTTCCGGTAGCTGATTTCCTTGGTATATCTTTTATGTTTTATGTTATTATATCTGTGCTCTATTGTTGCATTTAAGATCATCACACTAAAATTTCTTTTTCTGAATGATACCTGCACTTTCCTGAAGGAAGAAGGCGAGAACTTGTCATAGCTGCTATATTTTATGCAATAGGTGGCCTTACTACTGCATTTGCTCCCGATCTTAGTGTTCTTTTGGTTGGGAGGTTTCTGTATGGCATAGGCATTGGTTGGGTGAGCCATTTAATTTTATGTATCAGTTTTGGTGACGGGTGAATTATTTTGCTAGTTTTTAGACATATACTAATGTTACGTTCTTGTAGGCTATGCATTCCGCTCCTCTTTACATTGCAGAAACTTGCCCGTTTCAGATTCGGGGAACTCTGATTTCATTGAAAGAACTCCTTGTTGTTCTTGGCATCTTGGTACTACTTTCACTGTAAAGTCACTCCTTTCTTTTGTGCTTTCTTTTAACCTGTAATTTGACTTGTAGCACATTTGCATTTTGTCAGTTGGGTTATTTTGTTGGTAGCTTCAAGATCAATGTGGTTGGGGGCTGGCGTTACATGTTTGGGATGAGTGTTCCACTTGCTTCTGTTATGGGTCTTGGGATGTTATGTCTTCCTCCTTCACCTCATTGGTTGCTTCTTAGAGCTGTTCAGTGTGAAGGATCTTTACCAGAGTACAAGGAGCAAGCGATTGCTTCTCTGAGCAGACTCCGCGGAAAACATGTAGGTGACAAGGTGTCTAAAACGAAAATTGAAGACACAATAGTATCAGTAAAGGCTGCTTACCAAGATCAGGCGGCAAGCTTTTTAGAGGTGTTTCAAGGTCGTAATCTAAGAGCTTTTATAATTGGAGGAGGCCTCGTACTTTTTCAGCAGGTATTCTATGAACCCatgtttacaatttttttttttttttttgaatggaCATGTTTGCAATTATCATGCTGCATTGATGCATATTTTTCAGATAACTGGGCAGCCTAGTGTTTTGTATTATGCTGGTCAAATCCTACAGGTAAACCAAAACTTATCCATCTTCATTTTCCAGGCTCTTTTGCCGAAGAAGTTTCTCTTAAACTTATCCATCTTCGTGTTTTCTTGACTGTAAATAGAAAGCAGGATTTTCTGCTGCAACCGATGCTACTCGAGTTTCAGTGTTGATTGGCCTTTTTAAGGTATATAACTCACTTAGTAATTAGCTAGGAGTAACATAATACCGTTTTTATGAAGAGGAAAATGAATTTTGATGTTGATGTTTCTCGCACCCTTTTTGCAGTTTATGATGACAGGAGTTGCTGTTCTCAAAGTCGATGACATTGGAAGGAAACCCTTATTGATAGGAGGTGTTAGTGGGATTGTATGTATACTTAACTTTTTTGTTCTCTAAATAATATTCACGGGAAGTGTTAGTAggagtaattattttattgatacaTAACTGATAAAACacagaagaaaaataaaatattttcgaGAAATCTGTAGAACTTTTGCATTAAAAAGTTACAATGCATGAACAGTGTAACATTTTGATCAAATGAGcgaataattattaataaattgaaGAAACAAAATAGTTAagttaaaacaaatcaatatagTTCCAGTTGAAGAATTTAGGGAATCTTTCATGGTCCAATGATGATATAATGTTTACATCAATTGCGCCTTTCAAATATTGATTTATGTAATAATAAGTAATGacaatatttttttgaattaataattaatgacTATCAATTAAAGATATTACTTTTTAGTTAGTCCAGAAAATCTTGGGGATGAAATGAAAACCTTGGGAATGAGTATcattatttttacaaaaaagggtAAAACAAACGTGAGAGGAGGTGGAAAGATTTGAAATTAAACAGTATATTTGAAACTGGTTCGCTATCATCAatatcattcttcatccttttaGTGTTGCAGAGGTGTTAATTTGGCAACTGAAAACTTCCTTCTTTGATATTATGCAGGCTGTATCCATGTTCGTCCTTGCCGCTTACTACAAATTTCTAGGAGGCCTCTCATCTGTTGCAGTAGGGGCGTTGCTTGTATACGTTGGTAGCTATCAGGTAATTTTCTACAATACATGTATTCCAGATCATACCTGTTATGTGCTCCCCTAGTAGCTTTCTCAAACATTCTAAAACATGATACTGAAGCGAGTAATCATGCATTAGACTGTTATATGTTAAGACGTGCGACTTCTCATAAGATATAGGCGTGGATTTAATGATTAAATTTGCATATTTTGAGGGCTTCCTATTGAAAAATCGGGTAAAACTTTCATTTCATACTAGACATTTCTTTCAAAGATAAGTCTGCATAACATGGGAACTGTGGTTTGTGCCTTTGTATCTGAAATTGCTTTTGTGAAAATGATGCCTTAGATATCGTTTGGACCCATCAGCTGGCTAATGGTATCCGAGATATTCCCCCTTCGCACAAGAGGACGAGGAATCAGTCTTGCGGTTTTAACAAATTTTGGCTCAAATGCTCTTGTGACCTTTTCTTACTCACCATTAAAGGTAAGAGTTAAACAaccactatgtttggatagagaAAAATGGAGGGAAAAGATGGAGAATCTCGTTTGGATAACGAAAAGGGAGGGAAAGGATTTGGAGGAAAAATATGGACAAATTTTGTTAAGAATATAATCTCTCCTGAGGTGAAAAGATTTGGAGGGAAAACACTTGTTTTCCTTTCCTTTAACATGATATACTTTCCGTCCTtacccctccccttcctttcccttccttccCCTCCCATTCCTTTCTTCTCTCTCCTAATTTGCTATCCAGACATAGTGTATGACTTTAAGAGACAATTTTCTTTCACACATTGTTTGGAATTTGGATTGAGTGAGTTGGTAGAGAAGGAAGGAGAAAGATTTGGACAGAATTTCCTTTGTTTGATTACCGATTTCGGAGGGGAGGATTTGGAAGGAAGGGATTAAGTCCCTACAGTTTTTCAATAACCTTATCTCTCCTAATGTGGACAGATTTAGAAGGAAAATAGGaattttctttctcttcctctcctTTCCGCTCCCTCCTAAACATGGAAAAAAATCGCGGTTGCGGATGCTTATGCGGAAACAGTTCCGATGTCGCGGAAAACGGCTATAACGGAGAAACAATGCGAATCAAAAAATCACACAAGgtgttttgaacttataattgcatttttgtttTTGAGCTAATATTATTATGCTATAATATGCAACTAGCTATTATAATTGCGATATTTGAGATTCtttttgtgtataattaattaatttattagttattagttaattattttgtttatcaacTAAAATTATGAGTTACTATATATAAGTAATCGTAATGATTGAAGTTAAGgggtattaataaaattttaacgggAAGACAAATAACGTTGTAACGGTGAAATATCGTTATAACGGTAAAATATTGCGCGTTACACGTTATATAATGGTCAATGCGGCGTTTTGACCGTGAAATTTCATGCACCGTTATATAACGGGATTTAACGCCGCGGTAACTTTTAAACAGGTTATATAACGGGCGTTACGTATCGTCATGGGGGAGTTTTTATTCCATGCTCCTAAACAAACATGCAGAATTTCCCTAATATTCCCTCCCCTCCCTTCCCCTTTCCTTCCATTCCTTTCCCTCCGAAATTGTTATCCGAACAAAGTATTAGTCTGGAACCATATTGCATACCTGGCTAGTTGTGTGATGTTCTGTGCTAACATTTTTAGTTTTGCAGGAGCTGTTGGGGGCAGGTAATCTTTTCCTTGTATTCGGAGCTATTTCTTTGCTGGCCCTTGTATTTGTATTGACGTTGGTCCCAGAAACCAAAGGCTTAAGTCTGGAAAAAATCGAGGCTAAACTAGCAGAATCAGATTTGATTCATATGTTGCAAGATGAGAACTGTCTTAAGCCCTCTATCTCTGTAtaatacaattttaaatcaatATATTGTTAATAAATAAGCATTGCCAACAGTTCGTTTTTACGATTTATTTGTGGCATTCCGAGATGATGGGAGCACAAATTTGTATTCTTAATTTTGCTCACTGGAAAAGAGTTCTCAATTCTTGCTTGTTAAAGCTGAAGTGCTGAACAGCTGAAGTCATAATTTAGTTTTGCAACCTCCGACTGTCCAATCCCAGGTATAAAACAAACATTACTCAGCATTGTAGTTCCCTATTATATTGATGGTGATTAATTATCAGATTCCTAATTTCATGAGAATTTGAAAGATCAAAGGCAAAGTTTCCTTTTGGCATGATCATGAGACAAAGACGTTCTTTTCCTTTTTGTGGCTCCTTAGAGTGTGTTTGAATTgaaggaaatggagggaaaggaaggggaaggaTTTTGAGGAAGGGGGAATTTCTTGCTTGGATAACAAAATAAGAGGGAAGGGATTTAGAGGGATGGAGTTTGGAAGGAAAATATGGACAGATTTTATTAAGAATAGAATCTAGCATGCTTGAACTGGATGTAAATGTAAAGAAGTTTGTGAGTTTCAATCTAGTCTATAGGTAACCTAaagttttaatataaataaaatataaaatagtaaCACCTTCCCCTAAGACAATCAACTCCTTACTCGAAACAACCCTCCACCGGTAACAACCTTTCCCCCTCACCTGAaacaactttttctttttataaagcATATGACCACTATTGGAAGTCATCAATACGGAACTCGATCATCATGACCTTTCTTGATGATTCAATCCCAATGATTTCCAACTGTTCGAAGTTTATTATACTGAGTAACTATCAGAAATGTCTtctctttttaaaataattaatgacAAAACAATAACTTCCGAAATTCCCAGTAATAACAAGACATTATGGAGGTGTTTGATACATGAATGCTGAGGAAGAGACGAGGAGGATGagtttgtttgtttatttgttaCCTCCTATGTTATTGCTGTGACATAAAGATAAATCACTAAAAACAAAGTAATGGAAACATTACTgacaaaattaaaacaaatatttcTAACCCTTCAACAACTGCAACCAAACAATCCCAATCTATGAGCGACCATACTGCAGGACTGAATTTGCACTAGACGTGTTACTACAGCAAACAGTTCCATTCGATGATGTCAATGATGTCGATGAACTCGATGTTCTCCATAAATTGCAACTATCAATATCATATTCAGAAGGAATTGTTGGCAATTTTTCTTGATCATGAAGCATGTGAACTACTTGCCTCATTGTAGGCCTTTCTTCTGTTTTGGGATTTAAGCACAGAAGTCCTAACTTCAACACAACCTCCATTTCCCTTTCCTGATAATGTCTTCCCATCTTAGGATCACTTGCCTTCAGAATTTTTCCCCTCTTCCAACAATCATAAACCCAGTCACTCAGGAATAAAATCTCTGCTTCATTTCCATATTGTCTGCTAATAGGTCTCCTTCCACAACCCACCTCGAGTAAGAACATTCCAAAAGCAAAAACATCAGTACTAGTTGTAGGTTTTCCCGTTCTGCTTACCTCCGGTGCAATATATCCAATGGTTCCCACTACATGGGTGGTACGAGGATCATTATTATGATTGTAAAGTCTAGCAAGCCCCAGATAACCAAGCCTTGCATTCATTTCAGCATCTAATAGGACATTACTTGCCTTCAC
The sequence above is drawn from the Amaranthus tricolor cultivar Red isolate AtriRed21 chromosome 5, ASM2621246v1, whole genome shotgun sequence genome and encodes:
- the LOC130814086 gene encoding D-xylose-proton symporter-like 3, chloroplastic isoform X1 — protein: MELNGNIMMEKSTIYSLETSLLPHKVDAQREDDLVEQHASEVEFFSMSSVILPFLFPALGGLLFGYDIGATSGASIALQSAELSGTTWFNLSAVQQGLVVSGSLYGAFFGSIFVFPVADFLGRRRELVIAAIFYAIGGLTTAFAPDLSVLLVGRFLYGIGIGWAMHSAPLYIAETCPFQIRGTLISLKELLVVLGILLGYFVGSFKINVVGGWRYMFGMSVPLASVMGLGMLCLPPSPHWLLLRAVQCEGSLPEYKEQAIASLSRLRGKHVGDKVSKTKIEDTIVSVKAAYQDQAASFLEVFQGRNLRAFIIGGGLVLFQQITGQPSVLYYAGQILQKAGFSAATDATRVSVLIGLFKFMMTGVAVLKVDDIGRKPLLIGGVSGIAVSMFVLAAYYKFLGGLSSVAVGALLVYVGSYQISFGPISWLMVSEIFPLRTRGRGISLAVLTNFGSNALVTFSYSPLKELLGAGNLFLVFGAISLLALVFVLTLVPETKGLSLEKIEAKLAESDLIHMLQDENCLKPSISV
- the LOC130814086 gene encoding D-xylose-proton symporter-like 3, chloroplastic isoform X2 — protein: MELNGNIMMEKSTIYSLETSLLPHKVDAQREDDLVEQHASEVEFFSMSSVILPFLFPALGGLLFGYDIGATSGASIALQSAELSGTTWFNLSAVQQGLVVSGSLYGAFFGSIFVFPVADFLGRRRELVIAAIFYAIGGLTTAFAPDLSVLLVGRFLYGIGIGWAMHSAPLYIAETCPFQIRGTLISLKELLVVLGILLGYFVGSFKINVVGGWRYMFGMSVPLASVMGLGMLCLPPSPHWLLLRAVQCEGSLPEYKEQAIASLSRLRGKHVGDKVSKTKIEDTIVSVKAAYQDQAASFLEVFQGRNLRAFIIGGGLVLFQQITGQPSVLYYAGQILQKAGFSAATDATRVSVLIGLFKFMMTGVAVLKVDDIGRKPLLIGGVSGIAVSMFVLAAYYKFLGGLSSVAVGALLVYVGSYQISFGPISWLMVSEIFPLRTRGRGISLAVLTNFGSNALVTFSYSPLKI